The following is a genomic window from Hymenobacter sp. APR13.
AGACGCCGCGAACTGACTGACTTATGGAAAGAGAAGTACGGGTGCGCTTTGCGCCCAGCCCCACGGGGCCGCTGCACATCGGCGGCGTGCGCACTGCGCTGTATAACTACCTGCTGGCCCGCAAGCTGGGCGGCAAGATGCTGCTCCGCATTGAGGATACCGACCAAAACCGCTTTGTGCCTGGCGCCGAGCAGTACATCATGGATTCGCTGCGCTGGTGCGGCATCGAAATCGACGAAGGAATTGAGCAGGGCGGCCCCCACGCCCCCTACCGCCAGAGCGAGCGGAAGCCCATGTACCGCCAGTACGCCCAGCAGCTCATCGACAGCGGCCACGCCTACTATGCGTTTGATACGGCCGAGGACCTGGATGCCATGCGCGCCCGCCTGACGGCCGCCAAGGTGCCCAACCCGCAGTACAACAGCATCACGCGCGCCCAGATGCGCAACTCCCTCACGCTGCCCGCCGAAGAGGTGAAGCAGCTGCTGGACAGCGGCGCGCCCTACGTGATTCGCCTGAAAGTGCCCCGCAAGGAGGAAATCCGCTTCAACGACCTCATCCGGGGTTGGGTGGTGGTACATTCCTCGGCTGTGGATGATAAGGTGCTGATGAAGTCGGACGGCATGCCGACCTATCACCTGGCCAACATCGTAGACGACCATCTGATGGAAATCACGCACGTTATCCGGGGCGAAGAGTGGCTGCCATCGGCGCCGCTGCACGTGCTGCTCTACCGCTACCTGGGCTGGGAAGCCACCATGCCCCAGTTTGCCCACCTGCCCCTGCTGCTGAAGCCCGATGGCACTGGCAAGCTCAGCAAGCGCGACGGCGACAAGCTTGGTTTCCCGGTGTTCCCGCTGGAATTCCACGGCACCGACGCCGACGGCCAGCCAACCGTAAGCAGCGGCTACCGTGAGTCGGGCTACCTGCCCGAGGCGTTCATCAACTTCCTGGCCTTCCTGGGCTGGAACCCCGGCACCACGCAGGAGCTTTTCACGATGGACGAGCTGATTGAGAACTTCTCGATTGAGCGGGTGAGCAAGTCGCCGGCCCGTTTCGACCAGAACAAAGTGCGCTGGTACAACGAGCAGTACCTGCGCGCCAAGCCCGACGCCGAGCTGGCCCAGTACCTCATCCACGACCTGCAGGCCCAGGGTCTGGAGGTTTCGGCCGATAAGGCCGAGCAGATTGCGGCCCTGGTGAAAGAGCGCGCCACCTTCCCCGCCGACCTGGCCAAGGAGGCCCAGCTGTTCTTCCAGCGCCCTTCCGCCTACGACGAGCAGGTGATCAGCAAGAAGTGGAACGCCCAGGTGGCCGGCGCCCTCGCCGAGTTTGCCCGCCAGCTGCCCACTGCCCCCGACACCACGCCCGACGGCGTCAAAGCCCTGCTCACGCAGGTAGTGGAAGGCCAGGGCCTGAAGCTGGGCCAGGTGCTGCAGGCGCTGCGGGTGGCCGTCACGGGTGCCGCCGCCGGCCCCGACCTGATGGCCATTATGAGCATTCTGGGCACGCAGGAAACGTCCGAGCGTATCGAGGCCGCCGTGGCGGCGCTGCCGGCCTAGTAAGGCCGGGCCATAAAGTTTAGGGCACGTTTGGTATCCGCCAGCGGGGCCGCTTCGTAGTGTGATGCTAGGAAGCGGCCCCGCTGTGTGTCAGGGGCGGCCGGCTTGCCGCTCTACGCCTTACGTCTGCTTATCATGGCCAAGAAACCTGTCAGCCCGAAAAAGAAAAAGAACGACCCCGAAAAGAAAGCCCGCGTGCACAAGGAGCTGGAAGGGTTTGAAATCAAGGTCAATCCGCTCGGCGAAATCACCTCCAACTATTCCATCGAAGACATCAACCAGTTCCTCAACCGCCACGTGCGCGACAAGAAGTTGGTGAACCGCGACGGCCAGTTTGGCGAAAAGCCCGAAGACGACGAAGAGTTTCCGTTAGAAGATGCCGCCGCCATCGAGCCGGAAGAGTCGGAAGAAGACTTCATGCGCCGCACCAGCCGCGAGAGCCGCAAAAAAGGCGCGAAAGCCGAGCCCGACGCCGCTGCCGAAGCCGCCGACACCCGCGCCGAACTGCCCGAGGAATGAAATGTAGCATAGGCTTTAGCCTGTGCCATCAGCTGCCTGCTACCACCTCAGGTAGCCCCCTACAAAAAGCCCTGTCATCAGGAGGTTCGTAGCCTACTGCCGACAGGGCTTTTTTTGTGAGAATGGCTATTCGCGCGCTACCACCTGGGCAACCGACGGCACCGGCTGAAGCCTATGCTACAAGCCCTGCGTTTTCGCTATACTTGAGGCACCTTTTCACCTCACTCATTCTCTCATGGCGATGAACTCGCACGACGTAGATTACCAGATTCTGGGCAACGACATTCAGGTGCTGGAAGTGGAGCTGGACCCCAACGAAACGGTCATTGCTGAGGCGGGCGCCATGGTGTACATGGAAGAAGCCATTGCCTTCGAAACCAAGATGGGCGACGGCTCGGAGCCCGACCAGGGCCTGATGGGCAAGCTGTTTTCGGCCGGCACGCGCCTGATTACGGGCGAGTCGCTGTTTATGACGCACTTCACGCACCGCGGCAGCCACGGCAAGAGCAAGGTGGCCTTCTCGGCCCCCTACCCCGGCACCATCATCCCGCTGGACCTAGGCACGCTCCCGCAGGGCCTGATTGTGCAGAAAGACGGGTTTCTGGCCGCCGCGCGCGGTACGCGCATCAGCATCCACTTCAACCAGAAGCTGGGCGCCGGCCTGTTTGGCGGCGAAGGGTTCATTCTGCAGAAGCTCACCGGCGACGGCAAAGCCTTCATCCATGCGGGCGGCACCGTCATCGAGAAGCGTCTCAACAACGAGCTGCTGCGGGTAGACACTGGCTGCGTGGTCGCTTTCGAACCTGGCATTGACTTCAGCATTGCCCGCGCCGGGGGCCTCAAGTCCATGATTTTTGGCGGGGAAGGCCTGATGCTGGCCACGCTGCGCGGCACCGGCCGCGTGTGGCTGCAGTCGATGCCTGTGAAGAAGCTGATTCAGGCGCTGGCCCCTACCGGCGGCAACGCCCAGAAGGAAAGCGGCGGTATCCTGGGTAACCTGATGGGCGCCTTCGACCAATAGGCAGGATTGAATAGTACGTTCAGCCGGCTACTGGCTCACCGCTTTGGTGGCCGGGGCCGCGCTGTACTGCTGGCCCGTCGTCTCGATTTCGGGGTCGGCCATCTGCACGGCGATGATACCCAGACTGACAATCAGGCCCAGCACCAGCAGGCCGAGCAGGCCCAGCATGGAGCGGTTGCTGAGCAGGGGAACGTCTTCGGAAAAACGGCGGCGTTTCCGGCGGGAAACGTAGGGGCGGTGGGAGGAATCGGAAGCGGGCACGGTGGGAGCAGTGAGCTATAACGAATCCCCTAATATATAGCTTTTTCTGAGTAGAGCGCCATGCTTTATGCTGTGGCGCGCAGTGGGGCCTATCATGCTGGCTTTGTTGGGAAAGCGGCCCCGGTCGGCGGTTTTTTTTTGCGGGGCTTTTCGGGGCCAGATGCTACTTCGGACGGAGCGTCGGCGGCGCGGCTGCGGGGCGCACGCTCACCAGCTTGCCGGCCTCGTAGTGCTCCAGCTTTTCGGCTTTGCCGGCAGCCGAGTACACCGGCCAGTCGCCGAACCAGTAGAAGTGGGAACCGTCGGGCTCGGCTACGATGCGGGCCTGCCCGGTGCGCCAGATGCGGCCGTTGGGGTGGTAGTACGTGATGCGCATCAGGCCAGCAGCAGCGCGAACGTACACTTCCTTGCGCTCCAGCACGCCATTGGCGCCGTAGAAGCGGGAGGTGCCCACGAGGCGCCCATGCCGGTACCGTTCCCGCCCAGCCACCTGCCGCACCGACGCAGGATAATACGTGCGCCAGGGGCCGTGGGGCCGCAGGTCACGGTCGTAGCGGTGGTCTGACCAGAAGCCGACGGGGCCTTTGGCCTTCAGCATTCGGCAACCGCTGATTGCTACCGTTATCGTGAGTATAGCTAGGACACAACGCATAGAGCAATACCATAAGCCTGACGTTGACAGCAACGTCACTTCGGCTAAGATATTGGCTATGAAGCTGGCACACCAGCACCGGGCGGCCTACTCGCTTTCCCGCAGAATCTCCTCCAGCAGGTCGCGGGAGTTGCTGAGACGGGGTATTTTGTGCTGGCCGCCCAGCTTGCCCCGGCGGGCCAGCCACCGCTCAAACTGCCCCGGCGAGGCTATCGTGAGCGTGGGGGCCACCAGCGCTAAGTCGCGGTGGCGCTTGGCGTCGTAGTCGGAGTTGAGCTGGCGCAGGGTCTGGTCGAGGACGGCGGCAAAGTGGGCAGCGTCCTGGGGCGGCTTCAGGAACTCTACCAGCCACTGGTGCCCCCCGCGGGAGCCATCGGCGGCACCGGCGAAGTAGATGGGGGCCGCGGTGAAGTCGCGCACGGTGGCGGCTGTGGCCTGACAAGCGGCGGCTATTGCGGCTTCGGCGTTTTCCACCACCACTTCTTCGCCGAAGGCATTCAGGAAGTGCTTGGTGCGGCCCGTGATGCGGATGCGGTAGGGCCGCAGGCTCGTGAAGCGCACCGTATCCCCGATTTTGTAGCGCCACAAACCCGCATTCGTGCTGATGATGAGGGCGTAGCTTTTGCCCAGCTCCACGGCCTCCAGCGGCACGGCCTGCGGCTCGGCGGCATCCCACTGGTCGGCGGACAGAAACTCGTAGTAGATGCCGTGGTTGAGCAGCAGCAGCAGGTCTTCCGAGTCGGGCTCGTCCTGCAGGGCCAAATAGCCTTCGGAAGCGTTGTAGACCTCCAGATACTGCATCTGCGGGCCCGGAATCAGCTGCCGGAACAACGCCCGGTACGGCCCGAACGCCACGGCGCCGTGCAGGAACAGGCGCAGGTTGGGCCACACTTCCGTGATATTGGCGGCGCCGGCTAGCTCGGTTACGCGGCGCAGTAGCACAATCATCCAGGTGGGCACGCCGGCCAGGGCACGCACGTCTTGGTGCTGCACGTGGCGCGCAATCCGCTCAATCTTCTCCTCCCATTCATCCAGCAGCGCCAGCTCCAGCGGGGGTGTGCGAATGTACTCGGCCCAGGCAGGCAGGTTCTGCATAATGACGGCCGACACGTCGCCGGCGCGGGACGCGGGGTCCTCGGGGCGTAGCGGGTTGGGCGTGTGCGTGCCGCCCAGCGAGAGGGTTTTGCCGCCCAGCAGCCGCGCCTCGGGGTAGTGCAGCGTGGAAAGCGCCACCATGTCGCGGCCGGCGCGGTAGTGGCACTGGTGCAGGGCTTCCCGCGTGACTGGAATGTACTTGCTGCGGGCGTTGGTGGTGCCGCTGCTCTTGGCAAACCACTGCACCTGGCCGGGCCACAGCACGTCGGCCTCGCCACGCATCACCCGCTCTAAGTCAGGCACCAGCTGCTCGTAGCTACTCACGGGCACCCGCTGGGCAAACTCGTGGCCGGTAAGACTATCGGCGAAACCGTAGCGGCGGCCCCAGTCCGTGGCCCGCGCTGTGTGCAGCAGCTCTTTCAGCACGGTGTACTGAACCTCCAGCGGGTTGTCGCGGAAGTGGTAGATGCTGGCTAAGCGGCGCTGAACGGCCCAGGAGAGTATGCCGTTAATCACAGGCAGGAGAACAGATAGAACAGGAAATCGAGCGGCTTTCCATACTTCACTACAGCTGGCAAGGTTGCCTTGGCGGGCCGGGCGCCGCGTGGGTTCGGGCTACTGCCAATCTGCTTCGCCTGAATTCTCCGGCGCAGATCAGCAGCCTCCATACGCTGGCAAGCTATGTAAGCTCCTTCTATGCGGCGCTTACAGCTTGCGCTTCAGCTCGAAATTCTTGCCCAGGTACACGCGGCGCACGGTTTCGTCGGCGGCCAGCTCTTCGGCGGTGCCGGCTTTCAGCAGCTTGCCCTCGAACAGCAGATACGCCCGGTCCACGATGCTGAGCGTGGAATTGACATCGTGGTCGGTGATGAGGATGCCGATGTTTTTGTGCTTGAGCTTGGCCACGATGCTTTGAATCTCCTCGGTGGCAATCGGGTCGACGCCGGCGAACGGCTCATCGAGCAGCACAAACTTGGGGTCGACGGCCAGGGCGCGGGCTATTTCGGTGCGCCGCCGCTCGCCACCGCTCAGCACCTTGCCCAGGTTTTTGCGCACGTGCGTCAAGCTGAACTCGTTGAGCAAGGATTCCACCTTGTCGAGCTGCTCCTGCTTGGGCATCTTGGTCATTTGCAGCACGGCCAGGATGTTTTCCTCTACGCTCAGGTCGCGGAATACGCTGGCCTCCTGGGCCAGGTAGCCGATGCCGAGGCGGGCGCGCTGGTAGATGGGCATCTTCGTGATTTCCTGATCGTCCAGAAACACGCGCCCGCCGTCGGGCTTCACCATGCCCACG
Proteins encoded in this region:
- the gltX gene encoding glutamate--tRNA ligase gives rise to the protein MEREVRVRFAPSPTGPLHIGGVRTALYNYLLARKLGGKMLLRIEDTDQNRFVPGAEQYIMDSLRWCGIEIDEGIEQGGPHAPYRQSERKPMYRQYAQQLIDSGHAYYAFDTAEDLDAMRARLTAAKVPNPQYNSITRAQMRNSLTLPAEEVKQLLDSGAPYVIRLKVPRKEEIRFNDLIRGWVVVHSSAVDDKVLMKSDGMPTYHLANIVDDHLMEITHVIRGEEWLPSAPLHVLLYRYLGWEATMPQFAHLPLLLKPDGTGKLSKRDGDKLGFPVFPLEFHGTDADGQPTVSSGYRESGYLPEAFINFLAFLGWNPGTTQELFTMDELIENFSIERVSKSPARFDQNKVRWYNEQYLRAKPDAELAQYLIHDLQAQGLEVSADKAEQIAALVKERATFPADLAKEAQLFFQRPSAYDEQVISKKWNAQVAGALAEFARQLPTAPDTTPDGVKALLTQVVEGQGLKLGQVLQALRVAVTGAAAGPDLMAIMSILGTQETSERIEAAVAALPA
- a CDS encoding TIGR00266 family protein yields the protein MNSHDVDYQILGNDIQVLEVELDPNETVIAEAGAMVYMEEAIAFETKMGDGSEPDQGLMGKLFSAGTRLITGESLFMTHFTHRGSHGKSKVAFSAPYPGTIIPLDLGTLPQGLIVQKDGFLAAARGTRISIHFNQKLGAGLFGGEGFILQKLTGDGKAFIHAGGTVIEKRLNNELLRVDTGCVVAFEPGIDFSIARAGGLKSMIFGGEGLMLATLRGTGRVWLQSMPVKKLIQALAPTGGNAQKESGGILGNLMGAFDQ
- a CDS encoding toxin-antitoxin system YwqK family antitoxin, which codes for MLKAKGPVGFWSDHRYDRDLRPHGPWRTYYPASVRQVAGRERYRHGRLVGTSRFYGANGVLERKEVYVRAAAGLMRITYYHPNGRIWRTGQARIVAEPDGSHFYWFGDWPVYSAAGKAEKLEHYEAGKLVSVRPAAAPPTLRPK
- a CDS encoding GH3 auxin-responsive promoter family protein; translation: MINGILSWAVQRRLASIYHFRDNPLEVQYTVLKELLHTARATDWGRRYGFADSLTGHEFAQRVPVSSYEQLVPDLERVMRGEADVLWPGQVQWFAKSSGTTNARSKYIPVTREALHQCHYRAGRDMVALSTLHYPEARLLGGKTLSLGGTHTPNPLRPEDPASRAGDVSAVIMQNLPAWAEYIRTPPLELALLDEWEEKIERIARHVQHQDVRALAGVPTWMIVLLRRVTELAGAANITEVWPNLRLFLHGAVAFGPYRALFRQLIPGPQMQYLEVYNASEGYLALQDEPDSEDLLLLLNHGIYYEFLSADQWDAAEPQAVPLEAVELGKSYALIISTNAGLWRYKIGDTVRFTSLRPYRIRITGRTKHFLNAFGEEVVVENAEAAIAAACQATAATVRDFTAAPIYFAGAADGSRGGHQWLVEFLKPPQDAAHFAAVLDQTLRQLNSDYDAKRHRDLALVAPTLTIASPGQFERWLARRGKLGGQHKIPRLSNSRDLLEEILRESE
- the lptB gene encoding LPS export ABC transporter ATP-binding protein, with amino-acid sequence MILRAEHLVKKYKARTVVNDMSLHVEQGEIVGLLGPNGAGKTTSFYMTVGMVKPDGGRVFLDDQEITKMPIYQRARLGIGYLAQEASVFRDLSVEENILAVLQMTKMPKQEQLDKVESLLNEFSLTHVRKNLGKVLSGGERRRTEIARALAVDPKFVLLDEPFAGVDPIATEEIQSIVAKLKHKNIGILITDHDVNSTLSIVDRAYLLFEGKLLKAGTAEELAADETVRRVYLGKNFELKRKL